The Balearica regulorum gibbericeps isolate bBalReg1 chromosome 12, bBalReg1.pri, whole genome shotgun sequence genome includes a region encoding these proteins:
- the CTSH gene encoding pro-cathepsin H, whose amino-acid sequence MGWAALLAVAAVLVPAAAWAPSAEEELQFKAWMLQNHRRYGPGEYPRRLRIFLGNKRQIDEHNAGNHSFQMSLNQFSDLTFAEFKKLYLWREPQNCSATKGNFLRSSGPYPDSIDWRKKGNYVTPVKNQGPCGSCWTFSTTGCLESAIAIATGKLLSLAEQQLVDCAQAFNNHGCSGGLPSQAFEYILYNKGLMGEDAYPYRAENGTCKFQPEKAVAFVKDVINITQYDENGMVEAVGKHNPVSFAFEVTGDFMHYRKGVYSNPRCEHTPDKVNHAVLAVGYGEENGTPYWIVKNSWGPLWGMDGYFLIERGKNMCGLAACASYPVPQV is encoded by the exons ATGGGCTGGGCCGCGCTGCTGGCTGTGGCCGCGGTCCTGGTGCCCGCCGCCGCCTGGGCGCCCTCGGCCGAAG AGGAGCTGCAGTTCAAGGCCTGGATGCTGCAG AACCACCGGCGGTACGGCCCGGGCGAGTACCCCCGCAGGCTGCGCATCTTCCTCGGCAACAAGCGGCAGATCGACGAGCACAACGCCGGCAACCACAGCTTCCAGA TGAGCCTGAACCAGTTTTCAGATCTGACCTTCGCCGAATTTAAAAAGCTGTACCTGTGGAGAGAGCCCCAG AACTGCTCAGCTACAAAGGGGAACTTCCTGCGCAGCTCCGGGCCGTATCCTGACTCCATCGactggaggaagaagggaaattATGTGACGCCGGTGAAAAACCAG GGCCCCTGCGGGAGCTGCTGGACCTTTTCCACCACAGGGTGTTTGGAGTCTGCTATCGCTATTGCAACAGGAAAGCTCCTCTCTCTG GCGGAACAACAGTTAGTTGATTGCGCCCAGGCTTTTAACAACCATGGCTGCAGTGG GGGTCTGCCAAGCCAAGCCTTCGAATACATATTGTATAACAAAGGGCTCATGGGGGAGGATGCCTACCCGTACCGGGCCGAG AACGGCACCTGCAAGTTCCAGCCGGAGAAGGCTGTAGCGTTTGTCAAGGATGTTATCAATATCACGCAG TATGATGAGAATGGCATGGTGGAAGCTGTGGGGAAGCACAACCCGGTGAGCTTTGCGTTTGAGGTGACGGGTGACTTCATGCACTACAGAAAAGGTGTCTATTCAAA CCCACGATGTGAGCACACTCCTGACAAGGTGAACCACGCTGTCCTCGCTGTGGGGTACGGAGAAGAAAACGGGACCCCTTACTGGATTGTGAAGAACTCCTGGGGCCCGCTGTGGGGCATGGATGG GTACTTCCTTATTGAACGGGGCAAGAATATGTGTGGTCTTGCTGCTTGTGCATCTTACCCGGTTCCTCAGGTGTAA